A single window of Myxocyprinus asiaticus isolate MX2 ecotype Aquarium Trade chromosome 48, UBuf_Myxa_2, whole genome shotgun sequence DNA harbors:
- the LOC127437520 gene encoding shaker-related potassium channel tsha2-like yields the protein MSQENHEETVDQVASLHDVSDRVLINISGLRFETQLKTLARFPNTLLGDPCKRMRFFDPLKKEYFFDRNRPSFDAILYYYQSGGRLRRPSNVPVEIFLDEIRFYEIGEDVIDHFREDEGLKEEEEERPMPSNNFQRQIWLMFEYPDSSGAARIIAVISVMIILISIIIFCIETLPEFRDEDVFNNHLAPNVTTTGITFTGPFFLLETLCIVWFFFELFVRCLACPSKSAFFKDIMNTIDVVAILPYFITLGLDLANVESSSQQTMSLTILRVIRLVRVFRIFKLSRHSKGLQILGRTLHASMRELGLLIFFLIIGIILFSSAVYFAEADDPNTAFTSIPDAFWWAVVTMTTVGYGDMYPITIGGKIVGSMCAIAGVLTIALPVPVIVSNFNYFYRRENNEEELVQYTHVTCCQQSASLTDYKKSDSKPSLVKSTDHSIDDDFSSLSEFNSLDEYTGKLTDA from the coding sequence ATGTCCCAAGAGAACCACGAAGAGACCGTGGACCAAGTTGCCTCCCTCCACGATGTCTCCGACAGAGTCTTGATCAACATTTCAGGTTTGCGTTtcgaaactcaacttaaaacactTGCGAGATTCCCAAACACGCTGCTAGGGGACCCGTGCAAAAGAATGCGGTTCTTTGACCCTTTGAAGAAGGAGTACTTTTTCGACAGGAACAGACCAAGTTTTGATGCAATCCTGTACTACTACCAATCCGGCGGGAGGCTTCGAAGACCCAGCAACGTGCCGGTTGAAATTTTTTTGGATGAAATCCGATTTTACGAGATCGGCGAGGACGTCATCGATCATTTCCGAGAGGACGAGGGtttgaaagaagaagaagaagaacgtCCGATGCCTTCTAATAATTTTCAGCGTCAGATCTGGCTGATGTTTGAGTATCCTGACAGTTCTGGGGCAGCCAGAATAATCGCTGTCATATCTGTAATGATCATCTTGATATCGATCATTATCTTCTGTATAGAAACTTTGCCGGAATTTAGAGAtgaagatgtattcaataaccaCCTTGCGCCAAACGTGACTACCACTGGAATAACATTCACAGGTCCATTTTTCTTGCTGGAGACATTGTGCATCGTTTGGTTTTTCTTTGAACTGTTTGTAAGGTGTCTGGCTTGCCCAAGCAAATCCGCCTTCTTCAAAGACATCATGAACACCATAGATGTTGTTGCAATTCTTCCCTATTTCATAACTTTGGGATTAGACCTTGCCAATGTCGAATCAAGCTCACAACAGACCATGTCTCTGACCATACTGAGAGTTATCCGCTTGGTGCGCGTCTTCAGGATATTCAAACTCTCACGGCACTCCAAGGGTCTCCAAATTCTCGGCCGGACCCTACATGCGAGCATGCGCGAACTCGGACTATTGATATTCTTCCTTATCATCGGCATCATATTGTTCTCCAGTGCAGTGTACTTCGCCGAAGCGGACGACCCAAATACGGCGTTTACAAGCATTCCTGACGCGTTCTGGTGGGCGGTTGTGACCATGACAACTGTTGGATACGGAGACATGTACCCCATCACTATCGGGGGCAAAATTGTTGGATCCATGTGTGCCATTGCAGGGGTTCTTACAATCGCCCTGCCGGTTCCAGTGATCGTGTCGAATTTTAACTATTTCTATCGCCGAGAGAACAACGAGGAGGAGCTCGTGCAGTACACGCACGTAACTTGTTGTCAGCAGTCGGCCTCTCTGACTGACTACAAGAAGAGCGACAGTAAACCCTCTCTCGTTAAATCAACAGACCATTCAATAGACGACGACTTCAGTTCATTAAGCGAATTCAATTCATTGGACGAATATACAGGAAAACTCACAGATGCGTAA
- the LOC127437709 gene encoding potassium voltage-gated channel subfamily A member 1-like: MTVVAGDNMDETSAVPGHPQDTYPPDHDDHECCERVVINIAGLRFETQLKTLAQFPETLLGNPKKRMRYFDPLRNEYFFDRNRPSFDAILYYYQSGGRLRRPANVPLDMFSEEIKFYDLGVEAMEKFREDEGFIREEERPLPDREFQRQIWLLFEHPESSGPARGIAIVSVMVILISIVIFCLETLPELKGNPEGRIQIIGNSTFYFKPNILTDPFFIVETLCIIWFSFELIVRFFACPSKAAFFKNMMNTIDIVAIIPYFITLGTELAEEQDGKEGKGEQATSLAILRVIRLVRVFRIFKLSRHSKGLQILGQTLKASMRELGLLIFFLFIGVILFSSAVYFAEAEEGESHFSSIPDAFWWAVVSMTTVGYGDMVPVTIGGKIVGSLCAIAGVLTIALPVPVIVSNFNYFYHRETEGEEQAQLLNVSNPNIASDSNSSRRSSSTVSKSEYMEIDGDINNSIDNFREANLRTGNCNITNHNCVNKSKLLTDV; this comes from the coding sequence ATGACAGTCGTGGCCGGCGACAACATGGATGAGACCTCTGCTGTGCCAGGGCATCCACAGGACACGTACCCCCCTGACCATGACGATCATGAGTGCTGCGAAagggtggtcatcaatatagcGGGACTGCGCTTTGAGACCCAGCTAAAAACTCTCGCCCAATTTCCAGAGACACTGTTAGGCAACCCAAAGAAAAGGATGCGCTATTTCGATCCCTTGAGAAATGAGTACTTCTTTGATAGAAATCGGCCAAGTTTCGATGCTATCCTCTACTATTATCAGTCTGGGGGAAGACTGAGGAGGCCAGCAAATGTCCCATTGGACATGTTCTCAGAAGAAATTAAGTTCTATGATCTTGGGGTAGAGGCGATGGAGAAATTCCGTGAAGATGAGGGCTTCATCCGTGAGGAGGAGCGGCCCTTACCGGATCGCGAGTTTCAACGGCAAATATGGcttctgtttgagcatcccgaaaGCTCAGGGCCAGCCAGAGGAATTGCTATTGTGTCTGTTATGGTCATTTTAATTTCCATCGTCATTTTCTGTTTGGAGACTTTACCTGAACTGAAAGGGAACCCTGAGGGGCGGATACAGATTATAGGCAACAGCACCTTCTACTTCAAACCAAACATCTTGACCGACCCCTTCTTCATTGTTGAAACCCTCTGTATAATCTGGTTCTCCTTTGAATTGATTGTGCGGTTCTTTGCGTGCCCGAGCAAAGCGGCCTTCTTTAAGAACATGATGAACACCATTGATATTGTGGCCATTATCCCCTATTTCATCACACTGGGCACAGAGTTAGCAGAGGAACAAGATGGAAAGGAGGGCAAGGGGGAGCAGGCAACATCACTGGCCATCCTCAGGGTGATTCGTCTGGTCAGGGTGTTTAGGATCTTTAAGCTGTCCAGGCACTCTAAAGGCCTTCAGATTTTGGGGCAGACCCTCAAAGCCAGTATGCGTGAGCTTGGATTGCTTATTTTCTTCCTGTTCATCGGTGTCATATTATTCTCGAGTGCCGTGTATTTTGCAGAAGCCGAGGAAGGAGAGTCCCACTTCAGCAGTATCCCAGATGCATTCTGGTGGGCTGTTGTGTCAATGACTACTGTAGGCTATGGGGACATGGTGCCGGTAACTATAGGGGGCAAGATTGTGGGTTCCTTGTGCGCCATCGCCGGTGTGCTGACCATTGCCCTACCTGTGCCTGTCATTGTATCCAATTTCAACTATTTCTACCACAGAGAAACTGAGGGAGAGGAGCAGGCCCAACTCCTTAACGTGAGCAACCCTAACATTGCCTCTGATTCCAACTCCAGTCGCCGCAGCTCCTCAACCGTCAGTAAGTCTGAGTACATGGAGATAGACGGAGACATAAACAACAGCATCGACAACTTCAGAGAAGCCAACCTCAGAACTGGCAACTGTAATATCACTAATCACAACTGTGTTAACAAAAGTAAGCTGCTAACAGATGTCTAG